TTTTGCACAGGtgaacaacacaataaaaaaattgaaatataaATCACGTTCACTAATGTTACATTGCAGGCTCTCTACATTATTTGTATTACTCTTTGCTTGTGTGCAGGTCTCTGGGGACTAGTGAACAATGCAGGTGTGCTTGGATATGTGTGCGACGGAGAAATCCTGccaattaaattatataaaaagtaCTTTGATGTAAATTTCATTGGTAGTGTGGAGGTGACACAAGTCTTTTTGCCGCTGATACGTCAATCAAAAGGAAGAATTATCAGCATATCAAGTATGGCAGGTAACCGTTACGAATATATTAAAATCTTTATCTATGTATTTACAGTGGTTAGACAATTAAACTGAAAGGCCCGCTTTAACACCactatcatttattattatggtCCTACAATGTGGCCAGAGATTCTGAGCCATTCCTCTTGAAAAACAGGGTCACTACACAATGCTGGCAGAGGAAAACGTTTTCTCACTTGCTCCTCTACCACAGAGTAGTTGattggtaatattcagatacaccGTGGAAGATGGTGATTTTTTCATGGTTATAGCCACAGATTAGTCCTTATTTTAACTTTGAACCTCTCTGTACAGTGAACGATCCACTAGTGTGTAGCATGACTTCTGGTGATCAGTATGAATGAAACATTGCGTCATTGGTTTCTTTAGGAGAAATCCCTCTTCCTGGATTTTCAGCCTATGGGGCATCTAAAGCAGCTCTGACTGTATACAGTGGAACAATAAGACAGGAACTCTCACGCTGGGGAGTAAAAGTCATTGTCATTCAACCTGGGGCTTTTAAAACAAGTAAGACTATGCCAAACTCAACCTTCATGTAATTATATTCAGTGAATCGCATGAAAATCCAAAAGATAAATATTTGCTTAAAGAAAATGAAGTTTTCTAAAAAGCATTCTGTatatcagtggtcaccaaccctgctcctggagatcgaccgtcctgaagatttcagctccaaccccaatctaatcaaggtgttcaggattgcttgataattacacagttgtgctgaagcagggttggagctgcagtctgcaggactgTCGAtttccaggagcagggttggtatAGCATATCAGACATTCtagcaaaaatataaaaaaaccgttaaaaaaataacaaatactacAATTATTGTACatacactttacaataaatgAAAGAATAATGCAggcttaatactttttatttcggggtgaaaggttcttcacagattttttttatgtactGAAATTATATTTGCAGATATTTTTGGCCGCAGAGAGCAGTGGATTGACGTTCAGGAGGAGATCCTCAGTGGTATATCCCAAGACATCATGGAAGCGTATGGAGAAGAATACATCCGCTCAATGCAGCAGCGGCTGGTCGAGATGTCTTCAACGTCAAGCCCCAACACAGGGCCATTCCTGGAGGCTTTAAAACATGCTCTCCTCTCCTCAAGACCAAATCCATTTTACTACCCGGGGGACGCAGCGTGGGCTCTTCCACTTCTCTACAGACATTTCCCCACCTCGCTGTCAGACAAGATCTTCTCACGAATCTTTATGACTGGTGATGCCAAACCAGCACAACACTGAATTTCTATCAACGTTTTGCTAAAACAACTTTTTTCAGATTTAATACCTCATTCGACAGGATAAATGGTGTGGAAGCTTTTAGTAAACCAGGTGCAAGAAAACCTGTCAAGCTATGAAAAAACACATGGAAAACAGCAGACAATCCACAGAACAATTCAACATCGCCTAAACCTACTGTATTCAGTTTGatacaacacacacaagaaCCATATTTTGCCACGAAATAATACCTTTGACAGTAAAAAAGGTTGTAAAAACTGGGCTTTAAACTCGGGTCACGGTTTTACTTTCTTCTTTCTTATATTTAAGTGTGGAAAAAACAATTCAGGTACTATTAAATCCACATACGAGTATCTTTTCACTTTAAAAGAAGAAGGTCTTTTAACATAGCATTTGTTTCTGACActaaacagataaaaaaaaatctaaaaaggtCCGTTGTATATAAAACAAATCATATAAGGTGAACATCTCTGCGAATTTAAAATTTCAGTCCTGAGGCTTTAAGAAGGCTTTCTTTGGTTTACAGTCAACAACATTTGAGTTTACGTCCTCTTCTCTGTCAATGATTGCAGAGCGATCTCGTTTCTTGGCGAACTTTTTCCTCATGCTGCCGACAAAGCTTTCATATCTGAAGAGAgacgagaaaaaaaaaaaaaaaagtaattttctgATAAAATATGCTGTTCTTTAAAATTGTGACATTACTTTCTTACCTTCTAGCCATTTCTTCATCTGTTATATCTGTGTCCATTTTGTTTATACCTCCAATCTCTTCATTAACCTCATCTTCCACTTTGGGTGCGTTCATTAGAACCATTAATCGCTACACAAAGTTAAattataaaaactttttttattattaaatttgacaaacaaaaactgtaaaagaaAAGAGAATTAAATTGTACCTCAACATCAGGATTAAAGCCTTTGAATGACATTCTGCCATAAACCAAATCCTCACAGGGTACATAACTTCTCTCCTCGATGTAGttcctgtttaaaaaaaataaaaatgtgttatttcgcTCTTGCTTGAAATATagattttttcagtttttcagtgTGTAACAAGGCAAATGGTTCCCGACAACCTTAAAACAAAACCTGCTGcctacccagcaaacacagtacgttctgacgacgtcgccagttcgtcttcatttggtcactgTGACATTACtatgtgaccacgttctgaggacgtcttggcaacgttccatttcttagaattttgctaacgttccagaaacgtcttagccacgtcctcaaataacgtcgtgaattaatcccatggagaacgttgtagcaacatgatgtactggtcttcagataacctagATACTTGtcattaatgaatctggtcatttcaatttattatgttatatggaaaatttatgatcagagtaaaatctgttataatgtcaagacgaacGCTATAAATCCGACTTCTGACAGCTgaaaaacaattttaacaacgtgactgtttggtcgataggacgtgctcatcacgtcccaTAAACGTTTTTTGATACGTCGCTGCGACGAATACGTTCCAGgtgtgtcttcaggaggtaatcaccacgTCTCAGCAACatccaatgttacgtcgtcacgacgaatatgggaatcacaattATTTGGGAAGATATTTAGATGCCATTTGGAcacttaaatataaaatataaaagcgCGATGAGTACATGAATTTAAATTATGGGAGAGGTTTTATCTAAAGTTATTTACCCTTTGTTGTGGAACTGACATCAAACTTGCAAGTAATCAATTTTATTCTGTAATTCTCAGACTATTTCACTGACATGTAATCATTTaacagacgctttcatccacaGCAATTTACAAAGGAGAGAGAATTTACAGATTATTCAGATTATTATGACGCAGCATGCAATACCTGAGAATCAACATCTGAATGCACGGTTGTCAAAGTTTgatgaataaatacataaaactgTTGCTTCAGAGCATTTATTCATGTCCCCACAAACCTGTGCATGTCTAATATTTGAAATGGTCATTAAATGAAACCGTTACCATacccaaaaaatacaaatctctCATGGCATTCTAAACCAATATGGTTACcttaccctgttgaaaaaaacccagcatatgctggttaggtaggttatgaagcatggtagctggtcaTGCGctggtttaaaggggtcatatcacacggctaaaatgaatattatcgtttgttttagatgtaatgcaatgtgtatacaagatttaaggttcaaaaacgctttattttgcacataccgtgcatgtttgtatcttctcTTTACACaccctctctgaaacgcgcagattttttacaaagttcatggctctgaaaagcgaggtgagctatgattggccagttaaccagtgcgtagtgattggtcgaatactgcaagcgtgacggaaatgtaacacctcttaccatatttggaacatcaggttccaaagcaattgtactgacaggtacgcccaccttacttgcgtatacatttgggcggtcttagtcaaatcataccaccaactgacctagatttgtgggggtgtggttacacgaggcgtttcaggcaggtgtgggtgagcattcgcttttagatagaatgcatcttttgttccgacactttcatttttacgtgtctaatacatgcatgggcaacttagtTATAACAAACCAAAGACCTCATCAagatggtcctgagctggtttaagatggtcctaaaCCAGATCAgggccagcttaaaccagctaaaaccagctaccatgcttaa
Above is a window of Triplophysa rosa unplaced genomic scaffold, Trosa_1v2 scaffold433, whole genome shotgun sequence DNA encoding:
- the hsd17b2 gene encoding estradiol 17-beta-dehydrogenase 2, whose amino-acid sequence is MEKIVESGLSLIYMFVTVVSVGLLLVQGVKGRPVRWLVVLVVSEGTLSCLVHSSFLKVALATVLCSLVHYIGREEVMLPTLNKAVLITGCDSGLGHDLAKFLDSAGMRVFAGVLDECGPGALELKGAASSKLTVLQLDVTNRRQITQAYEFIRSQMGETGLWGLVNNAGVLGYVCDGEILPIKLYKKYFDVNFIGSVEVTQVFLPLIRQSKGRIISISSMAGEIPLPGFSAYGASKAALTVYSGTIRQELSRWGVKVIVIQPGAFKTNIFGRREQWIDVQEEILSGISQDIMEAYGEEYIRSMQQRLVEMSSTSSPNTGPFLEALKHALLSSRPNPFYYPGDAAWALPLLYRHFPTSLSDKIFSRIFMTGDAKPAQH
- the mphosph6 gene encoding M-phase phosphoprotein 6, encoding MSNDGSTKLSKNLLRMKFMQRGLDADVKKQLDEEEKRIISDEHWFLDLPELKAKENYIEERSYVPCEDLVYGRMSFKGFNPDVERLMVLMNAPKVEDEVNEEIGGINKMDTDITDEEMARRYESFVGSMRKKFAKKRDRSAIIDREEDVNSNVVDCKPKKAFLKPQD